The following proteins come from a genomic window of Pseudomonas putida:
- the rpsI gene encoding 30S ribosomal protein S9, with product MSATQNYGTGRRKTATARVFLRPGTGNISINNRPLDTFFGRETARMVVRQPLELTESTEKFDIYVTVAGGGVSGQAGAIRHGITRALMEYDETLRGALRRAGYVTRDAREVERKKVGLRKARKRPQYSKR from the coding sequence ATGTCGGCGACTCAAAATTACGGCACTGGCCGTCGCAAGACCGCAACCGCTCGCGTTTTCCTGCGTCCGGGTACTGGTAACATTTCCATCAACAACCGTCCTCTGGACACCTTCTTCGGCCGCGAAACCGCTCGTATGGTTGTTCGCCAGCCGCTGGAGCTGACCGAGAGCACTGAGAAGTTCGACATCTACGTCACCGTTGCCGGTGGTGGTGTCAGCGGTCAAGCCGGTGCGATCCGTCACGGTATCACCCGCGCTCTGATGGAATACGACGAAACCCTGCGTGGCGCTCTGCGTCGTGCTGGCTACGTCACCCGCGACGCTCGTGAAGTCGAGCGTAAGAAAGTGGGTCTGCGTAAAGCGCGTAAGCGTCCTCAGTACTCCAAGCGTTAA